From Elephas maximus indicus isolate mEleMax1 chromosome 1, mEleMax1 primary haplotype, whole genome shotgun sequence, a single genomic window includes:
- the ROPN1 gene encoding ropporin-1A, with product MPQTDKQICIPPELPELLKQFTKAAIRTQPQDLIQWAADYFGAMSRGENPPVRERSERVALSNWAELTPELLKILHSRVAGRLIIHADELAQMWKVLSLPTDLFNSVMNVGRFTEEIEWLKFLALACSSLGVTIAKTLKIVCEVLSSDHDSGPPRIPFSTFQFLYTYIAEVDGEISASHVSRMLNYIEQEVIGPDGLIKVNDFTQNPRVRLE from the exons ATGCCTCAGACCGATAAGCAAATATGCATCCCGCCGGAGCTGCCAGAATTGCTGAAGCAGTTCACCAAAGCCGCCATCCGGACCCAGCCGCAGGATCTCATCCAATGGGCTGCCGA TTATTTTGGAGCCATGTCCCGTGGAGAGAATCCCCCTGTGAGAGAGCGATCTGAGCGAGTGGCTCTGTCTAACTGGGCAGAGCTAACACCTGAGCTGTTAAAGATCCTGCATTCTCGG GTTGCCGGTAGGCTGATCATCCATGCAGATGAGCTGGCCCAGATGTGGAAGGTGCTCAGCCTCCCAACAGATCTGTTTAATAGTGTGATGAACGTGGGTCGCTTCACGGAGGAGATCGAGTGGCTAAAGTTCTTAGCCCTTGCTTGCAGTTCTCTTGGAGTT ACCATTGCCAAAACTCTCAAGATCGTGTGTGAAGTTTTATCATCTGACCATGATAGCGGACCTCCCAGAATCCCCTTTAGCACCTTCCAGTTTCTCTACACGTATATTGCTGAAGTGGACGGGGAGATCTCGGCATCGCATGTCAGCCGAATGCTAAACTACATTGAACAGGAAGT AATTGGTCCTGATGGTTTAATCAAGGTGAATGACTTTACCCAAAACCCCAGAGTTCGGCTGGAGTAA